CGCATAACCAATTCAGCGGCTACTGCGTGGAAGCGGGCGTGTTCATATTTCAGACGCCGATACTCCGGGAGCGCGGAGTGAGCTGTACCCTCGCTATAGATCCATCGACCCATGACACACTTATGGTCGAGGCTCACCTCGGTGGAGCTCAGACTGTGATCGTGTTTAGCCAGAGTCTGGCGCAGTCTGCGCTTCCACTTGCTATGGAGGCTGATGGCTTCGTCGAAGTCCATTCCATTTCCCCTCACCCCGTTGGCCAGGCGGGCGTGGCGTGGCCCTGGTCGTCCTTGCATGGATATCGGCGACTCCGGGCCGGATGATGAGTGCCAGACGGAGAGCGGGACGTGACGAAGGTAACGATGAAAAGAGGGGACCAGAACCGAGATCCCTCGTCAGGCGCAGTTCGCCCTCGTCGGCACAAGTTCCTTTCGAACTAGAAGCGGTCGTTGGTGTCGATACCGAAACCGAGGATCGCGGTGACTTCCACGGGTTGGTCGCCGCGCATTGCGGGCTGGAACTTCCAACTGCGGAGCGCAGCCACGACTTTCGCGGTCATCTCGGCAGGGCCGGCTTCGAGGACGCGGACCCCCTTCAGATTGCCGGATGTGTCGAGGATGCAGGTCACCACCATACGGGCATGGGGCAGGCCTTCGGGAAGGCTGGTGCGAATGGATTGCGGAGGCGCAAAAGCTCCACGACCGGTGACAGACTCGGCATATTCCATGGCCGCCACTCCCAGCGAACTCGAAGTTTCGGGATAGATCGTATGCTTCTCGCCGTGCAGAAGGTTTCTGTAGGGCGCGAAGGCGCCGCCGGAATTTGCCGTTGCCACGATATCGACGTCGAAGGTCTGCGCGCGCTTGATGGAGGTACGTCCGGGAGTTTGAGCATCACTTGCCGCATCGT
Above is a window of Candidatus Sulfotelmatobacter sp. DNA encoding:
- a CDS encoding CZB domain-containing protein, producing the protein MQGRPGPRHARLANGVRGNGMDFDEAISLHSKWKRRLRQTLAKHDHSLSSTEVSLDHKCVMGRWIYSEGTAHSALPEYRRLKYEHARFHAVAAELVMRANAGESVQDEMKPCASSEFSNASAGTIMAIMAIKKRLLG